A genomic region of Gemmata massiliana contains the following coding sequences:
- a CDS encoding N-formylglutamate amidohydrolase, with the protein MGRPFSAAFALLFPALAALAPAAPDAPKPTDFVTVQKGTLPIIISAPHGGRKKVPDVPERVGTGLANFQTVRDENTAELVEKLVAEIEKSLEAKPWVVIARFERKYLDVNRSREQAYESDKAKPYYDAFHDPIAAACKAVKEKYGHGILLDIHGQSVYQGSICRGTQNLKTVKLLKDREGLAAIRGKNSVLGRMEKAGYKIMPPGDSEETAKEEPQFTGGHIVANYGSHTAFAIDAIQVELGTNLRARDQYATTAKDLADAIGAFYNAYLKDAKK; encoded by the coding sequence ATGGGCCGTCCGTTTTCCGCCGCGTTTGCTCTGCTTTTCCCCGCACTTGCGGCTCTCGCACCCGCGGCCCCGGACGCACCCAAGCCCACAGATTTCGTCACCGTTCAAAAGGGCACTCTGCCCATCATCATCTCGGCGCCGCACGGCGGTCGCAAGAAAGTCCCCGATGTTCCCGAGCGCGTCGGGACGGGACTCGCCAATTTCCAAACCGTGCGCGACGAGAACACGGCCGAGTTAGTCGAAAAACTCGTCGCCGAAATCGAGAAATCGCTCGAAGCCAAGCCGTGGGTGGTCATCGCACGGTTCGAGCGCAAGTACCTCGACGTGAACCGCTCGCGCGAGCAGGCTTACGAGAGCGACAAAGCCAAGCCGTATTACGATGCGTTCCACGACCCGATTGCTGCGGCGTGCAAGGCCGTGAAGGAGAAGTACGGGCACGGAATTCTGCTCGATATCCACGGCCAGAGCGTGTACCAGGGATCGATTTGCCGCGGCACGCAGAACCTCAAAACCGTGAAGCTACTCAAGGACCGCGAGGGTCTGGCCGCGATCCGCGGAAAGAACAGCGTCCTCGGGCGCATGGAGAAGGCTGGATACAAGATCATGCCGCCCGGCGACTCAGAAGAAACGGCCAAAGAAGAACCACAGTTCACCGGTGGTCACATCGTCGCCAATTACGGCAGCCACACGGCGTTCGCGATCGATGCAATTCAAGTAGAACTCGGCACCAATCTGCGAGCCAGGGACCAGTACGCGACCACCGCCAAAGACCTCGCGGACGCGATCGGCGCGTTTTACAATGCGTATTTGAAAGACGCCAAGAAGTAG
- a CDS encoding 3-isopropylmalate dehydratase large subunit, producing the protein MSAMTMTEKILARASGKGSVGPGENVWANVDVLMTHDVCGPGTFGVFKKEFGPDAKVWDKEKLVLIPDHYIFTQDAMANRNVDVLRQFAKEQDIKYFYDVGTDKYKGVCHIALPEEGHTRPGEVLLGTDSHTCTAGAFGEFATGIGNTDAGFVLGTGKLWLKVPPTMRFVFHGNLPPYLMAKDLILAVIGDIGVDGATYRAMEFDGDGVYALNIEERMTLCNMAIEAGGKNGIIAADQVTLDYVNKRNAGSKPYNVVKTDPGAKFVFEKVYDVTKMEPVIAKPHSPDNKATVTQVKGTKLDRAYIGSCTGGKLTDFRAAAELLNGKSVKIDTFVVPATTEVARGLDSEKIGGKSLRDIFLASGAKIGEASCAACLGGPSDTFGRLNAPISCISTTNRNFPGRMGHKEAQVFLASPLTVAASALAGTIADCRDLV; encoded by the coding sequence ATGTCCGCGATGACGATGACCGAGAAAATTCTGGCCCGCGCGAGTGGCAAAGGCAGCGTTGGCCCAGGCGAGAACGTCTGGGCCAACGTCGACGTACTTATGACCCACGACGTCTGCGGGCCGGGCACGTTCGGCGTCTTCAAGAAAGAGTTCGGGCCGGATGCGAAGGTGTGGGACAAGGAGAAACTGGTCCTCATCCCGGACCACTACATCTTCACCCAGGACGCGATGGCGAACCGCAACGTGGACGTGTTGCGGCAGTTCGCGAAAGAACAAGACATCAAGTACTTTTACGACGTCGGCACCGACAAATATAAGGGCGTGTGCCACATCGCGCTGCCCGAAGAGGGCCACACCCGCCCCGGCGAGGTGCTGCTCGGCACCGACAGCCACACCTGCACCGCGGGTGCGTTCGGCGAGTTCGCTACCGGTATCGGCAACACCGACGCGGGCTTCGTGCTGGGCACCGGCAAACTGTGGCTCAAGGTGCCGCCCACCATGCGGTTCGTGTTCCACGGCAACCTCCCGCCGTACCTGATGGCGAAAGACCTCATCCTCGCGGTCATCGGCGACATCGGCGTGGACGGCGCGACCTACCGCGCGATGGAGTTCGACGGCGACGGCGTGTACGCGCTCAACATCGAAGAGCGGATGACGCTGTGCAACATGGCGATCGAGGCCGGCGGTAAGAACGGCATCATCGCGGCGGACCAGGTCACGCTCGATTACGTGAACAAGCGGAACGCCGGGAGCAAACCGTACAACGTGGTGAAGACCGACCCGGGCGCGAAGTTCGTGTTCGAGAAGGTGTACGACGTGACGAAGATGGAGCCGGTGATCGCGAAGCCGCACTCGCCCGACAACAAGGCGACCGTGACGCAAGTGAAGGGCACGAAACTCGACCGCGCGTACATCGGCAGTTGCACCGGCGGTAAGCTCACCGACTTCCGCGCCGCGGCCGAGCTGCTGAACGGCAAGAGCGTGAAGATCGACACGTTCGTCGTCCCCGCGACGACCGAGGTCGCGCGCGGGCTGGACAGCGAAAAGATCGGCGGTAAATCGCTCCGCGACATCTTCCTGGCGTCCGGCGCGAAGATCGGCGAGGCGAGCTGCGCCGCGTGCCTCGGCGGGCCGAGCGACACCTTCGGTCGGCTGAACGCGCCCATCAGTTGCATCAGCACGACGAACCGCAACTTCCCCGGGCGGATGGGGCACAAGGAAGCGCAAGTGTTCCTCGCCAGCCCCCTGACCGTGGCCGCCAGCGCCCTCGCAGGGACCATCGCGGACTGCCGCGATCTGGTATGA
- a CDS encoding tetratricopeptide repeat protein — MTALVSRREALATGLVVTVGVLGGSAAPVPKGDSKSWIGKTVLPKKADPIGAYYESVQPGKDEPVRTLSRALYAASWEVKAEKDERIQVLDTDGTPCWIEKSRVVPLADAVDFFTKAIQDNEKDVYPYNFRGWAKYLLGKPDDAVKDFDEFLKLAPVGPGPGPNPYRAVGFSNRGLVLAELRRFDAAIKDLNEAVKLGHAPAQLNRGWAYELKGEYKSANADYTAILAGNPNDVLALNNSAWLRATCPVEEFRDGKAAVKFAKRACELTGNREGGYLDTLAAAHAEAGDFSAAVKTQELALADQGYARKCGEDAQKRLQLYKARKPFRTEPLKPQ, encoded by the coding sequence ATGACCGCACTCGTTTCGCGCCGTGAGGCGCTCGCCACCGGTTTGGTCGTGACGGTCGGAGTGCTCGGTGGATCAGCGGCTCCGGTGCCAAAGGGCGACAGTAAGTCGTGGATCGGCAAAACGGTTCTACCCAAGAAAGCGGACCCGATCGGCGCCTATTACGAATCGGTTCAGCCCGGTAAGGATGAACCCGTCCGAACGCTGTCGCGCGCCCTTTACGCCGCGTCGTGGGAGGTAAAAGCGGAGAAGGACGAGCGCATCCAGGTGCTCGACACAGACGGAACTCCGTGCTGGATCGAAAAGAGTCGGGTCGTTCCGCTCGCGGACGCGGTCGACTTCTTCACGAAGGCGATCCAGGACAACGAGAAGGACGTTTACCCTTACAATTTCCGCGGCTGGGCAAAATACCTGCTCGGCAAACCGGACGACGCGGTGAAGGACTTCGACGAGTTCTTGAAATTAGCCCCGGTCGGTCCCGGTCCTGGCCCCAATCCTTACCGCGCGGTCGGATTCAGCAATCGCGGGCTGGTGCTCGCGGAACTCAGACGGTTCGACGCGGCGATCAAAGACCTCAATGAAGCGGTAAAACTCGGGCACGCCCCGGCGCAGCTCAACCGCGGTTGGGCTTACGAACTGAAGGGCGAGTACAAAAGCGCGAACGCCGATTACACTGCGATCCTCGCAGGCAACCCGAACGACGTACTGGCGCTGAACAACTCCGCGTGGTTGCGTGCGACCTGTCCGGTTGAGGAATTTCGAGACGGGAAAGCGGCAGTGAAATTCGCCAAACGCGCGTGTGAACTGACCGGCAACCGCGAGGGCGGGTACCTCGATACGCTCGCAGCCGCGCACGCCGAGGCGGGTGATTTCAGCGCCGCAGTGAAAACCCAAGAACTTGCTCTCGCGGACCAGGGATACGCGAGAAAGTGCGGCGAAGACGCACAGAAGCGACTGCAACTCTACAAGGCCCGAAAGCCGTTTCGCACGGAACCACTGAAACCGCAATAA